A stretch of Electrophorus electricus isolate fEleEle1 chromosome 3, fEleEle1.pri, whole genome shotgun sequence DNA encodes these proteins:
- the abhd14b gene encoding protein ABHD14B has product MSTVQMSEGTVSVEICGHNPLFYRQATPSSGEVQLSVLLLHGIRFSSENWLNIATLQTLAAAGYRAVAVDLPGLGQSKAAEAPAPVGHLAPGEFLRQVCEALKMVPAVVISPSLSGMYSLPFLFQHTQLVKAYIPVAPICTDKFQAEQYNTVKVPTLIVYGDQDSQLGEVSLRNLSSLANHKVVVMKGAGHACYLDDPETWHKSILEFLKTLS; this is encoded by the exons ATGTCAACGGTTCAAATGTCGGAGGGGACAGTGAGTGTGGAGATATGCGGACACAACCCGCTCTTCTACCGACAGGCTACCCCCTCGTCAGGAGAAGTGCAGCTGAGCGTGTTGCTCCTGCATGGGATCCGTTTCTCTTCAGAGAACTGGCTGAACATCGCGACTCTGCAGACTCTAGCTGCAGCGGGTTATCGTGCGGTCGCTGTAGATTTACCAG GCCTGGGTCAGTCTAAAGCCGCGGAGGCCCCTGCTCCTGTGGGACACCTGGCCCCCGGTGAGTTTTtgaggcaggtgtgtgaagCCTTGAAGATGGTGCCCGCAGTGGTGATTAGTCCCTCTCTCAGCGGCATGTACTCGCTGCCGTTCCTCTTCCAGCACACGCAGCTCGTGAAGGCCTACATTCCCGTAGCACCAATCTGCACGGACAAGTTCCAGGCGGAGCAGTACAATACCGTGAAG GTTCCGACACTTATTGTCTACGGAGATCAGGACAGCCAGTTAGGGGAAGTGTCACTAAGGAACCTGAGTAGCCTGGCCAATCACAAAGTGGTGGTAATGAAGGGAGCAGGTCATGCTTGTTACCTTGATGACCCGGAGACTTGGCACAAATCCATCCTGGAGTTCCTGAAAACACTGTCATAG